One window from the genome of Salvia splendens isolate huo1 chromosome 9, SspV2, whole genome shotgun sequence encodes:
- the LOC121747492 gene encoding zinc finger protein GIS3-like: MFSMADVDYQNKACNNAPLKLFGFHVTEDQEDSRAPPGSADPGAADGRKYECQYCCREFANSQALGGHQNAHKKERQQLKRAQMLATRTTGASYLRNPIISAFSPPPHLLPPTPAAWVYGPRPAPPFHVSHGCVFAPATGRAPLDSTIGPSQPLVAHDGRLDGPPLSRFSSDGPSFDDAFGLDLHLSLAPAEP; this comes from the coding sequence GCCATTAAAGCTCTTCGGCTTCCACGTCACCGAAGACCAAGAAGACTCTAGGGCGCCCCCGGGGTCCGCAGACCCCGGGGCAGCGGACGGCCGCAAATACGAGTGCCAATACTGCTGCCGCGAGTTCGCCAACTCGCAGGCCCTCGGCGGCCACCAAAACGCCCACAAAAAGGAGCGCCAGCAGCTCAAGCGCGCCCAAATGCTCGCCACGCGCACCACCGGCGCCTCCTACCTGCGAAACCCCATCATCTCCGCCTTCTCCCCTCCCCCCCACCTCCTCCCCCCCACCCCCGCCGCCTGGGTCTACGGCCCGCGCCCCGCGCCCCCCTTCCACGTGTCGCACGGCTGCGTCTTCGCCCCTGCCACCGGCCGGGCCCCACTGGACTCCACTATTGGGCCTTCGCAGCCCCTTGTGGCCCACGATGGGAGGCTGGATGGGCCTCCGCTGAGTAGATTTTCCAGCGATGGGCCCAGTTTCGACGATGCGTTTGGGCTGGATCTCCATCTCAGCTTGGCTCCAGCCGAGCCGTGA